AGCGGCGGCAGGGAGCGGCAGCGAGAGCGAGGAGGGGGTGAGCGGGGCCGGAAAGCGTGCGACGGGCTCTCCGGGCGGCCTCCACCGCTGTTTGCGGGGCTCCGGGCGCTCTCCTGGCCAGGATGGGCGCAGCGGAGGACGGCGTGGCCTGGCTGGGGATGTCGGGCCGAGGATGTCGGGCCCGGCACCCCGCTGGGCGGTGCCGTGGGGGCACCAGGGAGCACGTGGGAGGGGGCGCTGGGGCCATCCCCGCGGCCGCGCTCTGCCCGGTTGGGTCTGTGACCGCGTGTGCCGTGTGACAGGAGGATGGCGAGCGGCGGCACCGGCAGCTCCTGGAGGCCATCAGCGTCTTGTCCGGACGGAAGCGGTGAGTGGGGGGGTACGGGCGTCCCGCTTTTGGGCCcgggggctcctgcagcagccgcATCGCGAGAGGCTGCACAGGAAGCGGGGGCAGAGGGGACGGTTCTCGGCCCTTGCCCTCGACACCGGCCCCAAACCCTCCAGAGCACCCGGGGCATACGAGGAACCTTTGGGGttgttttctgtctctctctcgCAGGCGGAAGCTGGCGGAGCGCTCGGAGGCGAGCGGGCAGGTGTCTGAGTTTAATGTCACCTGCAAAGGtgaggcagggagctgggcagggctcggGGATCTGGGATGGCGGTGCCCACCGAGAGCCACTGtgagggctgggacagctccctCACCTGGAAGTGCCACACCTGTGCGTAGGTGCTGGGGAAAAGCTGGTTCTGtcggagctgctgcagcccattCAACCCAAATCCACGCTGGGCAGTGTGAGGAAGGAGCTGGCCAGAGTGAAGCGGAAGGCGGCGGTGGAGCTGCCACTGAGCAAAGAGGAGGCCAAGAGGGTGAGTGCAGGGAGCCAATGGGGTctgagctgagcccccaggACCCCCGTGCTCCTCCTTGATGCCGGCATCACCTTTCTTTGCCCATCCTGTTCCCCTCCAGGTGGTGAGGGAGGCTGCCTACGTGACAACCTCAAAGGACGTGGGGAAGTGGCAGCAGGTGGTGCTGCAGAACCGGCGCGCAGAGCAGCTGGTGTTCCCCCTGCGGCAGGACATCGCCACCGTCACccctctggagagagtcacccCGGCATGGAAGGTGGCCACTGGGGTGTCACACAGCTcgggtggctctgggggtgtGGCCAGGGTGGCTCCGGGATCAGCTGGGGCAGGTCGAtgtctcctggctgtgctgggggcagtgaTGGCAGGCCCAGCCTGGCGGTGACACTGGGCAGGTGCCCGCTGAGCTTGGGAAGGTTAGAAGGGCAGTCTGTGTTCGTCTCACAGGTGTGTAAATTCCATCTGGGACAAGCCAGGTGAGAGGGTTTGGAGTCTGCTCTGTCCCTTCTCCTCCTTGTAGCCTCTCAAGGCCAGACACATGGGAGTATCCCTTGGCCACAAGTGCTGAAGCAGAGGCAATTAGTTGGTTTGCCAAATCCTGCATGCCTGGAAAATTTTCTTGCTAAAGAGGGATATGTTTGGTTTTGAATGCAAGTTCCTGTGGGgttgtgctgctggcaggaatcCATTGCTATCCCTGGGAGTTGTCAGTTGCCCAGGTGAGTgaggggcagcccctgctgaACTTCCAACAAACCTGTCACTCACACTGATCTGCCCAAAAGTTCCTTTCTGTTTtggagggacatggcattgtGTGGCCTGGAACTCCTGCTCCATGCTTTTTGTGTGGTGCACCCTGGTCAGCgctgcctggctgctggaagGCCATTTTTCTAATGTGGGAGGAATTCTACCTGCCCTCACCTGGCCATGTGGCTGGGAAAGTGCCCAAGGGCTGTGGTATGGGACCCGTGAGTGGGGCTGTGACCACCCAGTCCCCCAAGACAGGGGACTGGGGGCCTTCCACAGACCAACTTGGGGGCAGTGAGAATGGATCGGGACatccaggggagcactgacccTTGCAGTGGCCCTCATCGTCTTGCCATGTCTACTGTCCCAACAGGCCCGAACTCCACTGGAGCAGGAAATCTTTGGATTGCTCCACAAGACACAGCAGCCCGTCACAGACCCACTGCTGACACCTGAGGAGATGGCCTCAGTGCAGGCCATGAGCTTGGAGGAGGTGAGGCTTTACCTCCATTGGGGCCTGGCTCTGGGGGCCTCACCCCGTGCTCCCCATGCCTCACCCCGTGCTCCCCATGCCTCACCCCGTGCTCCCCATGCTTCACCCCGTGCTCCCCATGCTTCACCCCGTGCTCCCCATGCCTCACCCCGTGCTCCCCATGCCTCACCCCGTGCTCCCCATGCTTCACCCCGTGCTCCCTGGCAGGCCCAGCGCCGgcgggcagagctgcagaaggccCGGGCAGTGCAGTCCTACTATGAGGCCAAGGCTCGGCGAGCAAAGCGGATCAAGAGCAAGAAGTgaggctgtgtctgtgctgggctgggcacactGGGaaggcagggcagccctgcctcGCCCGTGGCCTGCCCGGCTCCTGAGCCGCCCCTGTGCCACAGGTACCACCGCGTGCTCAGGAAGAGCCGGAGGCGCCAGGCCCTGAAGGAGTTCGAGCAGCTGCACAAATCGGACCCTGCGGCCGCCTTGGCACgtctggaggagctggagcagctcaggatgCAGGTGCTGCATTGGTACCTCTTCCTCACCCCTTGGGAGAGCCCTGCTTCTTGGGGAGCTCTGTGTGATGCTTCTCTTCCCCCAGGAGCGGATGAGCCTTAAGCACCAGAACAAGGGAAAATGGGCCCGATCCAGGGCCATTATGGCTAAGTATGACCTCGAGGTGAGATGGAGCCACAGAACGGTTTGGtgagaagggaccttaaagcctaTGCAGTTCCACCcctttgccatgggcagggacactttccactagaccaagttgctccaagccccagtgttcAGCTTGACCTTGAACATTTCTGgagatgaggcagccacagcttctctgggcaatctctGCCTGCgcttccccaccctcacaggaaagaatttcttcccaatatcccatctatccctgcctTCTTTCAGTGTgcagccattcccccttgtcctgtccctccaagcCACGGTATAAAGTCTCTCTATCTCTTATAATCCCATTTATATATTGGAATGCCATGACAGGGTCTTCAGTGTTGCTTGGGGAAGGGGGGTAGGCTGAGGTGGGCAGGGAAGGTTGGGAATGTTGTCTCTGTCCTGCGTTAGAGCCTGTCGGTGCCTCCCAGGCCCGCAAGGccatgcaggagcagctggccaGGAACAAGGAGCTGATGCAGAAGGTGCGGGTGGAACCGCCCgaggaggagctgtgtgaggTGCCCGAGGAGGACACCACAGCCTTGCCCATGCCCGGCGGGGCTAATCCCTGGATGCTGGGCAAGCCCAGTGGCCTGGCCCCACAGCCTGAGGCACAGGAGGGTCCAAGAGATGACACAGTGCCTGGTGCTGTGGAGAACAAGGAcaagatggaggaggaggaagaggaactGTCAGAAGAAGAAGCTCTGCTGCAAGACTTTGAGCAGAAGCGACGGGAGCGGACAGGGAGCCCTGAGGGGCACGGCAGAGACCATGGTGAGGAGCTCgaagcccagagctgggtgggctgggagtgctgcaggctggacaAAGGAAGGAGGATCTGGGGACTGTTTCTGGCTGATTTCACACAGCTGTCCTTACTCTCTGCCCTGTGGAGTGACCATTCCTACCCTCAACACGTAGGTGCTGATGAGACTGAGAGTggtgctgagcagcccagggacagtccagtccccccagtctgtgctgaggagctggtgaGCACAGGGCCAGAGCCTCCCCCTCAGGCCCAggaacagctcctgctctcagagcagctgcGCCGCGTGCAGACCATGGAGGATGTAGAGAGTCTGGCTAAGGAGGAGCTTGTGGAAGAGCAGGAGAAGCTGGTAACCCTGAGAGCAGGGaagcaagcacagcagcaggaggaaggcagagctggggacagacaTACCAAGAAAGCACCAGCCAAGAGGAAGATGATCAGCTTGGAGGCTGTGCTGGATGGGAAGCCCCAAGAGATGGACTGCCCCAGCCTGCCTGTAGTCCTGGAAGAGGAGGTGAGCAGGATGTGCCTAGTCCATGCTCCCCAGTATCTAAAACACCCATCCAGTAATGCCCAAACTTTTAAGTCCCAGTAACACCAAACCCTCTCCTGGTAACCCTAAACTCCTTTCCAGTAACCCCAAACCTCCTTTCAGTAActcccaggaaccccaaaacaGTAACTCTAAACCTCCTCCCAGCAATTAGAAGCCCCAAACTAGTAACTCCCAGTAATCCTTAACCCCCTTACAgtacaccccaaaccccctccagtAATGCCCAGTAACTTTTACCCCCTTCCCACTCTCCCCAGTACCCACAAAccctctcccagtgcctcccaatTTGTGccagtctctcccagttcccccaaTAACCATTAAACCCACTCTGTCTTGTCCTCGTGCAGGAGGGTGGCATCGAGCAGCGTGGGATGATCACGGAGGCCTTTGCTGGGGATGATGTGGTCGCTGACTTCCGCCGGGAGAAGCGCAAGGCAGAGGAGGCGGGGAAGCCGCAGCTGGTGAAcctggtgctgccaggctggggcgAGTGGGGCGGCAGGGGCCTGAAACCCAGCACCAGGAAGGTCAAGAGGTGAGAGGGGTAGAGCTCAGGGTTGTGCCCAGCCCCATGCCATCCCTGACCCCTGACTTGCCCACAGGTTCCTGATCAAGCCGCCGCCTGCCCCTCCGCGGAAGGACCAGCACCTGCCCCACGTCATCATGAGTGAGAAGCGCAACATTCATGCGGCAGCACATCAGGTGGGGCACACCTGGTCTTCATGAGAGCTCCAGCACCTCGGCAAGCCTGGGGCATTCCTGTGATCCTTTCCCAAAACGTCCACAATCCCTGCCTGTAATCCCTGCCCAAAGCTTAGCCTCCAGCTTAAACAGCTCAGAAATGAAGGAGGAGGGATGTACAGGGCTGCGAGGGATGTACAGGGCTGCGAGGGATGTACAGGGCTGCGAGGGATGTACAGGGCTGCGAGGGATGTACAGGGCTGCTCccttggtggtggtggtggtggttgttCCAGCCCTCTTGGGCTCTGCTGTCAGCGGAAACGGAAGCAGAGTGTGAGTAGGTCCTGAACAAATGGGAAGCAGTGAGCAGCATGGGAGCAGCATGGGCTGGaaaagctgggctgggtggaTCAGGGCCATAACCCCTGTGGTGTCCCCACAGGTCAGTGAGCTGCCCTTCCCCTTCGAGCGGCACCAGCAGTTCGAGCAGAGCATGCAGACACCCGTGGGCCCCACGTGGAACACTCAGCGTGCCTTCCAGAAGCTGACAGCCCCTCGAGTCATCACCCGCACTGGCCACATCATCCAGCCCATCTCGGCCGAGGACGTCCCCGACACAGCGCCCAGCAGTGGGGCCAGGCTTGGGGGAGAGGCCATGCCCGGGAGGAAGGCTATGTCCGGGGGGaaggctgtgcctggggagaAGGCACAGCCTCGGCGCTGCAGAGTGCGGTAGCTCTGTGTCTGCAGCTTGGGCCTCAAACTGGAGTGAGCGGAGGaaccaggaacagcagcagcagctcctggttctGTCCAGTTCCTTCTACCTCTTTCTCTGCAATGAAACCCAAGGCTGCCCTTCCTGTGCTGTCTGCATGGCTGCCTTGGCAGTGTCCAGGGCTAGGTTGGGCCCTCCATCCTGTCCTTGGGGTCCATGCAGGGTCAGATGCTTTGGCTGAGTTGAGGGTGAGAGCTTGGGGTCAGGAGCTCATAGTGGGGCGCATCTAGGAGCATGGTGAAGGACTGGAATAGCTGTCAACATCCTGTCCTTTGTCTTTTATATCCCTATTTTTGTACCTATATAGATCTTTAAACCTTGGCCAAAGGGGCTTTCTCCCCACCTTGTCTTGCTGAGCCTGGCCTCGGGAGTGTTTCTTAGATCCCACCTGCACTCCCAAAGTACCTGCTCAGCCCTAATAAACCTGATCACCTGGAAATGGCTCTGTCAGGTACTTCTGCTGTTCTGCACGTGCTGGGAGCTGGCTCTGTCCATGGGCAGACCACACTACTGCTGCCCACCTCCAAGCCcgtgctctgtgcccagccacCCCTTGGAGTGTGACAGTGAAGTGCCTCTCAGGGGATGGTTGATGCATTCATCACAAGTGGAGGGATGTTCCAGAGCCTtacaggctgggcagggacccctccagGCCTCTCGTCCCACTTACTACGTGGCCTTTGCTCAGCACCAGTTGGAGAAACACTTCCTGGCCCCAGCGAAGGAGccggagctgctgctgatcccaggaAACGTGTCCGTCGTGTCAAGGACGCCTCCTCCCACCTCGGCACTGCAGCCTGCCCCGGGCACGGCCTGTCCTTAGGGCTGCCCTTCTCCTTTGCAGCCGGGTCAGACCAGGAAATGGGGGTCGTGCTGTGGGGTCGGGACGCAGGCACCCTCCGTGCTGACTGCGGGTATCCGTGACTCCCGCAGGGCCCTTCCTAGGCTGGGAGCTGACGTGGGGCAGGTGTCGCAGCTTTGCCGGGGACACACTCTGGCCCCTGCAGCACCCGGGGCCGGGGAGTCAGAGGGCGCTGGCCCGTGATGGGGCCACGGTTGAGTTgcctgggaggaaaaaaaaaaaaaaaaaaagaagcggAGAGCCTTTTTGTGCCGTGACGCCGAGAGCCCCTCGCGAGGCTggtggccccagcagagcctgtgtCCCTCTGCCATGGG
This sequence is a window from Haemorhous mexicanus isolate bHaeMex1 chromosome 14, bHaeMex1.pri, whole genome shotgun sequence. Protein-coding genes within it:
- the UTP14A gene encoding U3 small nucleolar RNA-associated protein 14 homolog A; translated protein: MAEEELVEAAAGSGSESEEGEDGERRHRQLLEAISVLSGRKRRKLAERSEASGQVSEFNVTCKGAGEKLVLSELLQPIQPKSTLGSVRKELARVKRKAAVELPLSKEEAKRVVREAAYVTTSKDVGKWQQVVLQNRRAEQLVFPLRQDIATVTPLERVTPAWKARTPLEQEIFGLLHKTQQPVTDPLLTPEEMASVQAMSLEEAQRRRAELQKARAVQSYYEAKARRAKRIKSKKYHRVLRKSRRRQALKEFEQLHKSDPAAALARLEELEQLRMQERMSLKHQNKGKWARSRAIMAKYDLEARKAMQEQLARNKELMQKVRVEPPEEELCEVPEEDTTALPMPGGANPWMLGKPSGLAPQPEAQEGPRDDTVPGAVENKDKMEEEEEELSEEEALLQDFEQKRRERTGSPEGHGRDHGADETESGAEQPRDSPVPPVCAEELVSTGPEPPPQAQEQLLLSEQLRRVQTMEDVESLAKEELVEEQEKLVTLRAGKQAQQQEEGRAGDRHTKKAPAKRKMISLEAVLDGKPQEMDCPSLPVVLEEEEGGIEQRGMITEAFAGDDVVADFRREKRKAEEAGKPQLVNLVLPGWGEWGGRGLKPSTRKVKRFLIKPPPAPPRKDQHLPHVIMSEKRNIHAAAHQVSELPFPFERHQQFEQSMQTPVGPTWNTQRAFQKLTAPRVITRTGHIIQPISAEDVPDTAPSSGARLGGEAMPGRKAMSGGKAVPGEKAQPRRCRVR